Genomic window (Helianthus annuus cultivar XRQ/B chromosome 3, HanXRQr2.0-SUNRISE, whole genome shotgun sequence):
TTTTGAAAACGGTGAAAAATGGCGATTTGGGGTTCATGGGTGGGTTTTTCTGTAAGGAAAACACCATCCGATGACCCAAATCCATGTGTTTTCCTGTTCATTCCCCTGAGGTTAACATATACTGGCCTTCGTGTCGGCCGAGGGGGTTGCACGTGCGAGTTACGACACCCTAAAAGTCCCCTTTCGGTCATTTTTGAAAACGGTGAAAAATGGTGATTTGGGGTTCTTGGGTGGGTTTTTCTGTAAGGAAAACACCATCCGATGACCCAAATCCATGTGTTTTCCTGTTCATTCCCATGAGGTTAACATATACTGGCCTTTGTGCCAGCCGAGGGGGTTGCACGGGTGAGTTACGGCACCCCAAAAGTCCCATTTCGGTCATTTTTTAAAACAGTGAAAAATGGAGATTTGGGGTTCTCGGGTGGGACCATTTTATTAATACAAGGAAAACACACCCCTAGGGCGTACATGCTTACATTAATACGAAACCAGTACAAATGGTAAACTAAACATAACGTTAATACAAAGGAAATACGTTAATGATAAACAGAAGACAATAAAACACACTGATAATCACTGGTGATGGCTTGTACATGCATTCCTCTTATGACCTCTTTGATGGCAAATTCCACATCTATACTTTCTTGTGTGCTCGGGCCAATCCATCTCGTTGTGAATACGCCTTGACTTCCTTCTACCACGTTTAGTGGTTATTCTTGACGTGTTTGGTTTTATTTTCCAAGCAGGTTCTACCCATGTTTTTGGGTCGTCCAATGGGAAAAACTCACCTGCGTACTGCGCCTTGCAAGCAGCATTATAGTATATCTTATTAATGGTGTTGTGCGGTGAGTCCCCTCTGTTTTGGTTGACTGCGATAGCATGCGAGCAAGGAAACCTCTGCATTTGCTACTTACCACATGTGCACGTTTCTTTTAGTAATCAACGATGTAATCGTTGCCTCCGCATTCATTTGTCTGTATCTTTGAAATAACTCGGTACCTTCCGCTAACATAACTGTACTCTTGTAATCGATGGTGTCTCGAATTTTGGTAACGAATTTGATACCACTCGTACCTATACGGAGCTAACCGGGTTCTACAATTGTGGGCAACCTGGTTGTTCATTAGAAAATGCTCCACCGTCTTGTCGAAAGTACGCTCAATGATGGCCTTTATCGGCATCATCCTAATTCCCTTTAGCGCATGGTTAAAGCTCTCCGATATGTTAGTCGTTAGTGTTCCCCAACGACGATTGTTTCTATCGTGTACAAGAGTCCACCTATCCTCGCCTATCTCCTCCAAATACTCCCACGCTTCTGGCAGGATGCCCTTCATCAAATCGACAGAATGATCGTACTTCCTTTGTTGTGTGGTGCTACCAATATCCCAACAAAGTTCCTTTAGCTCTTTTATCTTAAACTTCTGCATCAGGTTGCTTCGAATGTGCCGAAGACAGAAACGATGAATAGCATTTCGTCGCCATACTGCAAGATTACTAACTGCGTTAATAATACCCTTGTGCCTGTCGGATATAACACACAGTTTTTTCCCGCGGTGCCTTGCGATGTGTTCCCACAGATGGTGGAAAAACCAAGTCCAACTTTCCGCCGTCTCTTCGTCAACAATTGCAAAACATAGTCGAAGAATCAGATTGTTTGCATTTTTTGTGACTGTAATTAGTAACTTTCCCTTGTATGACCCCTTGAGGAAAGTACCATCAACAGATATAACTGGCATGCAATATTGAAATGCACTTATCACCGGCCCAAACGCCCAGAACACGTATTTAAAAGTTTCGATATCGGACGAACCTTTGGGTTCGTGTAACCAATCAACAACAGTTGTAGGGTTATGCTTTTTTAATGCGTCAACGTACGTTGGTAACTCCCTAAAGTTAGTTAGCCAAGAATCGTAAATCCTCTCGACTGCATCTTGCCGAGCCCGCCACCCTTTGCTATAAGAAATATCAACACCCAAACGGTCTTTTATATGTGCCTGAATGCTCTTCACCGGAAATGCGATGTCGTCACGTATGTGGTGAAGGATTCGTGTTGCAATATCCTTAGATTTCATACATCTGTTGCTGTTTCCCACTACTGTCCCGTAGTAGTTGTGTGAGTCAACCCATCTAGTGAGTTGCCACATGCTGTCACTGGTCTTCCTACGGGCATTAGCATACCATGCACAAGGCGGCCCAGTGCGAAGATTAATGTTGCACTTCGGGTTTGTTGTGTAGCATCTTGCTCTCCATTTCTTTGTTGTGCTTTCAACGACATACATCTCTTTGTTACATTTAATATTCCATGAATGAATGCCGAGCATCAACTCTTCTTTACTTGAAAAAACCATACCATTCTGAACAACGTGTAGGAGTTGTGCACTCCAGAAATCCATTTCGTCATCTTC
Coding sequences:
- the LOC110932455 gene encoding uncharacterized protein LOC110932455; its protein translation is MKNPMRKNPPTTEESEAYPHSDESSDSDGVVPEHEIPAQYESSNTPQLPQGNEKNFVYPEGLREYEPIDRDEDDEMDFWSAQLLHVVQNGMVFSSKEELMLGIHSWNIKCNKEMYVVESTTKKWRARCYTTNPKCNINLRTGPPCAWYANARRKTSDSMWQLTRWVDSHNYYGTVVGNSNRCMKSKDIATRILHHIRDDIAFPVKSIQAHIKDRLGVDISYSKGWRARQDAVERIYDSWLTNFRELPTYVDALKKHNPTTVVDWLHEPKGSSDIETFKYVFWAFGPVISAFQYCMPVISVDGTFLKGSYKGKLLITVTKNANNLILRLCFAIVDEETAESWTWFFHHLWEHIARHRGKKLCVISDRHKGIINAVSNLAVWRRNAIHRFCLRHIRSNLMQKFKIKELKELCWDIGSTTQQRKYDHSVDLMKGILPEAWEYLEEIGEDRWTLVHDRNNRRWGTLTTNISESFNHALKGIRMMPIKAIIERTFDKTVEHFLMNNQVAHNCRTRLAPYRYEWYQIRYQNSRHHRLQEYSYVSGRYRVISKIQTNECGGNDYIVDY